A part of Gossypium hirsutum isolate 1008001.06 chromosome A07, Gossypium_hirsutum_v2.1, whole genome shotgun sequence genomic DNA contains:
- the LOC107926348 gene encoding serine/threonine-protein kinase STY13 — MGSGNGFFSTQEFNLDSKWLIDPQQLFVGPKIGEGAHAKVYEGKYKNQNVAIKVVRRGETPEEIARREGRFAREVAMLSKVQHKNLVKFIGACKEPVMVIVTELLLGGTLRKYLLNMRPKCLDMCVAIGFALDIARAMECLHSHGIIHWDLKPENLILTEDHKTVKLADFGLAREESLTEMMTAETGTYRWMAPELYSTVTLRQGEKKHYNHKVDAYSFAIVLWELIHNKLPFEGMSNLQAAYAAAFKNVRPSAEDLPEDLAAIVTSCWQEDPNARPNFTQIIQMLLHYLSTVSPPELVMMPPKRTTSENVVFPPESPGTSSLMAARDDVAETQKTVDGEDRRKGFFFCFNQCY; from the exons atgggATCTGGAAATGGGTTTTTTTCAACTCAAGAGTTCAATTTAGATTCTAAATGGTTAATTGATCCTCAACAGCTTTTTGTTGGTCCTAAAATTGGTGAAGGTGCTCATGCTAAAGTATATGAAGGAAA ATACAAGAATCAAAATGTTGCTATTAAGGTTGTTAGAAGAGGGGAAACCCctgaagaaattgcaagaagagAAGGAAGGTTTGCAAGGGAAGTTGCAATGTTATCCAAAGTTCAACACAAAAATCTTGTCAAG tTTATCGGAGCTTGTAAGGAGCCTGTTATGGTGATTGTAACTGAGCTTCTACTAGGTGGGACATTGCGTAAATACCTTCTGAATATGCGGCCTAAATGCTTGGACATGTGTGTGGCGATCGGATTTGCGCTCGATATTGCTCGTGCAATGGAATGCTTACATTCCCATGGTATCATTCACTGGGACCTGAAACCTG AGAACCTGATATTGACCGAAGACCATAAAACAGTTAAACTCGCGGATTTCGGTTTAGCCAGGGAAGAGTCATTAACTGAAATGATGACTGCTGAAACCGGGACGTATCGTTGGATGGCTCCAGAG CTTTATAGCACGGTCACGCTAAGGCAGGGAGAGAAAAAGCATTACAATCATAAAGTAGATGCGTACAGCTTTGCTATTGTGTTATGGGAACTCATCCATAACAAGTTACCATTCGAGGGCATGTCGAATTTACAAGCCGCATATGCAGCCGCTTTTAAG AATGTTCGGCCTAGTGCTGAAGACCTTCCGGAAGATTTAGCAGCGATCGTGACTTCATGTTGGCAAGAGGATCCGAATGCTCGACCCAATTTCACTCAAATCATACAAATGCTATTACACTATCTCTCGACGGTTTCACCACCTGAGCTGGTAATGATGCCTCCAAAAAGAACAACATCCGAGAACGTTGTGTTCCCGCCGGAATCCCCAGGAACAAGCTCGTTGATGGCTGCTAGAGATGATGTAGCGGAAACCCAGAAAACCGTGGACGGAGAGGATAGGCGAAAAGGTTTCTTCTTCTGCTTTAACCAGTGTTATTGA
- the LOC121203781 gene encoding uncharacterized mitochondrial protein AtMg00860-like: MLFLKKSKCFFGESQVTYLGHVIHGEEVEVDHTKIKDVTDWPTPKTIKALRGFLGLVGYYRKFIKNYEEVVALLTSLLKKNAFNWTKEADVAFTQLKTSLSTAPVLELPNFKEEFVVECDASNSRFRAVL, from the coding sequence ATGTTGTTCTTAAAGAAATccaagtgtttctttggagagtCTCAGGTAACCTACCTTGGTCATGTCATCCATGGTGAGGAAGTCGAGGTTGATCACACTAAAATTAAAGATGTCACCGATTGGCCAACTCCTAAAACTATCAAGGCTCTACGAGGCTTTCTTGGGCTGGTAGGATATTACAGAAAATTCATTAAGAATTATGAAGAAGTGGTTGCACTCTTAACATCTCTTCTAAAGAAAAATGCTTTCAACTGGACTAAAGAAGCTGATGTTGCTTTCACCCAATTAAAAACTTCTCTTTCAACAGCCCCAGTCTTGGAATTACCCAACTTTAAGGAGGAATTTGtggttgaatgtgatgcttcgaACAGCAGGTTTAGAGCCGTACTATAA